From one Phocoena sinus isolate mPhoSin1 chromosome 4, mPhoSin1.pri, whole genome shotgun sequence genomic stretch:
- the LOC116753265 gene encoding LOW QUALITY PROTEIN: nephrocystin-1-like (The sequence of the model RefSeq protein was modified relative to this genomic sequence to represent the inferred CDS: inserted 5 bases in 4 codons), translating to MLARWQHDPLRFLQRRSQERKQQLDDLLSESRLKGALEASKRRDVYQRCIQLKQAIDENKNALQKLSKTYILSQADEPAPVGSYNQTKEEEHNLLDKLTHQLQELAVSRSRENVAETGALTEGEDDDNSAEEDEEEEDEEATSGEYVGDFMAQQVGDITFKKGEIRLIIEKNPDGWWMARXAKGNKGLSPRTDLEPYNKEEGQESSEEGSEEDAEVEMAEGAEVKQRTDSHWRAVRKAISEQINTVDVLTTMGAIPAGFRPSTPFQLLEQGDQFRASYFLQPELTTSQLAFRDLMWDAXKRVSLILTLWSCKMIPLPGVSIQVLSRHVRFCLFDGNKVLSNTHTVRATWQPKKPKTWTFSPXVTGILPCLLDGDCFIRSNSSSPDLGILFELGISYIHNSTGERGELSCGWVFLKLFHASGIPIPAKPYELFLNGGTPYEKGVEVDPSVSRRAHGSVFHQMMTVRRQPQLLVKLRSLNRGSRNMLSLLPGTLIGSMCSVHLLVFYCQILGDVLLKDRMGMHSADLISNPVLATFPKLLEQPDIMDALGSSWAEKESTLKRSEKRDKELLKAVFLLVYHAXALPLLHSALLPAFWWAEEETEAAQWKVIADLLKQNQENEGALQALLSPAGLHEPFGISEQTYDFLGEIRKNAA from the exons ATGCTGGCGAGGTGGCAGCACGATCCCCTCCGGTTCCTGCAGCGTCGCAGTCAGGAGCGGAAGCAGCAGCTTGATGATTTGCTTTCTGAGAGTCGACTGAAAGGAGCTCTAGAAGCCAGTAAAAGGCGAGATGTTTACCAAAGATGTATCCAATTAAAACAGGcaatagatgaaaataaaaatgctcttCAAAAATTAAGCAAAACTTATATTCTCTCACAGGCTGATGAACCTGCCCCTGTTGGGAGTTACAATCAGACGAAAGAGGAGGAACACAATCTTTTGGATAAGCTTACCCACCAACTGCAGGAACTTGCTGTGTCCAGAAGTAGAGAAAATGTCGCTGAAACTGGGGCGCTTACTGAAGGAGAGGACGATGACAATTCTGctgaagaagatgaagaagaagaagatgaagaGGCCACAAGTGGAGAATACGTTGGAGATTTTATGGCTCAGCAAGTCGGAGACATTACATTTAAGAAAGGGGAAATTCGCCTTATAATTGAAAAAAACCCTGATGGTTGGTGGATGGCTA ATGCCAAAGGAAACAAAGGTCTTAGTCCCAGAACAGACTTGGAGCCCTATAATAAAGAAGAAGGCCAGGAGTCTAGTGAAGAAGGGAGTGAAGAAGATGCAGAGGTAGAAATGGCAGAAGGAGCAGAAGTTAAACAAAGAACCGATTCTCATTGGCGTGCAGTCCGAAAAGCCATCTCAGAGCAGATTAACACCGTCGACGTATTGACCACGATGGGAGCTATTCCTGCCGGGTTCAGGCCTTCCACccccttccagcttctagagcaaGGGGATCAATTTCGAGCAAGTTACTTCTTACAACCAGAGCTCACTACTTCACAACTGGCCTTCAGAGATCTAATGTGGGATGC AAAACGGGTTTCCTTGATTCTGACCCTCTGGAGCTGTAAGATGATTCCTCTCCCAGGAGTGAGCATCCAGGTTCTGAGCAGACACGTGCGCTTCTGTCTGTTTGACGGCAATAAGGTTCTAAGCAACACTCATACAGTCAGGGCCACGTGGCAACCTAAGAAACCCAAAACATGGACCTTTTCTC AGGTTACTGGCATCTTGCCCTGCTTGCTTGATGGTGACTGTTTCATCAGGTCCAATTCTTCTTCTCCAGATCTTGGAATATTATTTGAACTTGGAATTTCTTATATTCACAATTCAACTGGTGAAAGAGGAGAATTAAGTTGTGGCTGGgtgtttcttaaactttttcATGCCAGTGGAATTCCTATTCCAGCAAAACCTTATGAACTCTTCTTGAATGGAGGCACCCCTTATGAAAAAGGTGTTGAAGTGGACCCTTCAGTATCCAGAAGGGCACATGGTAGTGTTTTCCATCAGATGATGACGGTGAGAAGGCAGCCTCAACTTCTAGTAAAACTGAGATCTTTGAACAGAGGATCAAGGAACATGCTAAGTCTACTGCCGGGAACATTAATTGGAAGTATGTGCTCCGTTCATTTGTTGGTATTTTATTGCCAGATTCTTGGAGATGTGCTCCTGAAAGACAGGATGGGCATGCACAGTGCTGATTTAATTAGTAATCCAGTGCTGGCCACCTTCCCCAAGCTCTTGGAGCAGCCCGACATAATGGATGCACTCGGGAGTTCCTGGGCTGAGAAAGAGAGTACATTAAAAAGATCGGAGAAGAGAGACAAGGAGCTACTGAAGGCCGTGTTCCTCCTGGTTTACCACG GCGCgctccccctcctccactccgCGCTCCTGCCCGCgttctggtgggcagaggaggagaCCGAGGCTGCCCAATGGAAGGTCATCGCCGACTTGCTCAAGCAAAACCAAGAAAACGAGGGCGCCCTCCAGGCTCTGCTGTCACCAGCGGGGCTCCATGAACCTTTCGGCATTTCAGAGCAGACCTATGACTTCTTGGGTGAAATAAGAAAGAATGCAGCCTGA